Part of the Cellulomonas hominis genome, CCGCCGCCGCCCCAGCCGTCCCGGCGCCAGCGCACGACGACGGCGGCGCGGGCGAACGCGGCCCGCACCTCGGGCTCCGGCAGGAAGCCGAGCAGCCGGACCCGGCCGGTGGCGCCGCACTCCGCCGCGGCGGCGCGCACCCGGCGCTCGGTCTCCGCCGAGGCCGCGCCGACCGCGACGGTCCAGCCGTCGGGCAGGTCGCCGGCGGCCCGGACCAGCGGCAGCACGTCGGCGGCGTCCGCGACGTACCCGGGCAGCAGCACCTCGGTGCGGCCGTCGACCGGGGCGTCCGTGACCGCGCCGACGTGCGGCACGTGCTGCACGGTGCGGTCGAGCCGGTGGGCGGACTCCAGTGCGCGCGCCCCGGCCGGGGACAGGCACAGCACCCGCTCGGCCCGGCGCAGCAGGTCCCGCTCGGCCCGGCGACCGAGGGTCGCCGACAGCGCCGCGGCGACCCGCCGACCGCCCCGCCGGTCCAGCGCCGTCGTGAAGAACGCGCCGCCGGACAGCTCCGGGACGTCGTGCACCATCAGCCAGACGCGGCGCCCGCGCCGGGCGAGCCACCACGCGGCCCAGAACTCCGCCAGGCCGCGGCCGGCCTGCTCGACGACGGCCACCTCGGCCGGGTCCCGGCGTGCCAGGCGGCGCGCGAGGCGGAGGGCGAGGACGCCGGACTGCGACGCGGCGGGGTCGGGCGGCAGCCGCACCACGTCCACCTCGCCGAGCGCGTCGAGCACCGGGCGGAACGCCTCCGCGTACGCGGCGACGCCGCTCGGGCTCGGGGGGAGCCGCGTCACGTGCACCAGCCGGAGCGGCTCGCGCGCGGTCACCGGCGGCCCCGCACCGCGCGCCGCACCCCGTCGCGCGCGGCGACCGCGGCGCGCTGGACGCCCTCGACGGCGCCGAGGAGCCGGGCGCTGCGCGGGGGGACGTCGCGCGCCAGGACGCCCGCGCGCTCGGCCTCCAGCAGCGAGCCGTACAGGTGCCCGAACGTGTGCAGCGCGGCGACGGCGAACCCCGCCCGGCCGTCGCGCCACGCGCCGCCGAACACGGTGGACCGCAGGAGCTCGCGCAGCAGGGCGACGGGGTCGTCCACCCGGGTGAACCGGCCGGGGTTGTTGGCGGCGTACCGCAGGATCTTCTCGGTCGTCTGCTCGACGGAGCGGAAGTTCAGGTGCGCGATCCCGGGCACGGACGCGGGCGCGTCGATCCCCCGCCCGTCCAGGACCGGCGGCACGTGCGCGAGCGCGGGCTCGGCGTAGTGCGCCCGGCCGCGGCGCAGCAGCGCGTACTTGGCGCTGCCCTGCAGGGAGTGCTCGAGCAGGCGGCCGAACGCGACGTTGTCGTACCGCAGCCGCACGCCGGCGACGTCGGACGGCCCGTCGAGCACCGGCTGGAGCGCGGCGCGGAACCCTGCCGGCAGGTGCTCGTCGGCGTCCACGAACAGCACCCAGTCGGACGTCGCCGCGTCCAGGCCGCGCTGCCGGACCTGCTCGACGACCGGGACGTCCGGCACCGGGACGACGCGGGCGCCGTGCGCGGCGGCCACGGCGACGGTGTCGTCGGTGGAGGCCATGTCGCAGACCAGCACCTCGTCGAAGCCGGCCAGGCGCGGTAGGCAGTCCCGCAGCAGGTCAGCCTCGTCGCGCGAGTACACGACGGCGCTCACGGTGCTCGGGGGGGTCATGGCGACGAGCGTAGGTCGGGGTCCCCCGGACGCGGCACCGCCTTCAGGGTGAATTCGGACGAAAGCCCACATATGGCGCATCTCGGACGGCTAGCCTCGGCTCGCGGACGAGGGGTCCGCACCGCCCGCGACGGCCGCGCTCCACGCGCCGCGCGGGCCCAGGGGAGGAGCACGGATGAGCCACGTCGTGGTCGTCGGCACCGGCATCGTGGGGCTCGCGGTCGCCGCGCGCCTCGCCGCCCGCGGCGACGAGGTCACGGTGCTCGACAAGGAGGACGGCCTCGCCCGGCACCAGACCGGGCGCAACTCCGGCGTCGTGCACTCGGGGCTCTACTACGCCCCCGGCAGTCTCAAGGCCACGATGGCGGCGGCCGGCGCGCGGTCGATGGTCGCGTACGCCCGCTCGCGCGGCGTCGCCGTCGACGTGTGCGGCAAGCTCGTCGTCGCCACCGGACCGGAGGAGCTGCCCGGCCTGCAGAAGCTGGCCGAGCGCGCGGTCGCCAACGGCGTCCCGGCCCGCCGCGTCACCCCGGCCGAGGCCCGCGAGCACGAGCCGCACGTCCGGGCGCTCGCCGCGCTGCGCGTCGACTCCACCGGCATCGTCGACTACCCCGGCGTCTGCCGGGCCCTGGCCGCGGACGTCACGGCTGCCGGCGGGCGGATCGTGCTGGGCGAGGAGCTGCTCGCCGCGCGCACCGTCGCCGACGCGCCCGGGACCCGCGGCCGCGTCGAGGTGCGCACCGACAAGGCCGACCGGGAGGCCGACGCGCTCGTGGTGTGCGCGGGCCTGCACGCCGACCGCGTCGCGCGGGCGTGCGGCCTGGAGCCCGAGGCCCGGATCGTGCCGTTCCGCGGCGAGTACTACGAGCTGACCCCCGAGGCCGGGGACCAGGTCCGCGGCCTGATCTACCCGGTGCCGGACCCGCGGTTCCCCTTCCTCGGCGTGCACCTCACCCGCGGGATCGAGGGGCACGTGCACGCCGGCCCGAACGCCGTGCTCGCCCTCGCCCGGGAGGGCTACACGTGGCGGGACGTCTCGC contains:
- the lhgO gene encoding L-2-hydroxyglutarate oxidase, which encodes MSHVVVVGTGIVGLAVAARLAARGDEVTVLDKEDGLARHQTGRNSGVVHSGLYYAPGSLKATMAAAGARSMVAYARSRGVAVDVCGKLVVATGPEELPGLQKLAERAVANGVPARRVTPAEAREHEPHVRALAALRVDSTGIVDYPGVCRALAADVTAAGGRIVLGEELLAARTVADAPGTRGRVEVRTDKADREADALVVCAGLHADRVARACGLEPEARIVPFRGEYYELTPEAGDQVRGLIYPVPDPRFPFLGVHLTRGIEGHVHAGPNAVLALAREGYTWRDVSPRDLADSLAWPGLWRLAARNVVPGAAEVGRSLSTRAFARSLARLVPGITASDLVPAPSGVRAQALRRDGGLVDDFLVQTAGRQVHVLNAPSPAATASLEIARHIVERLDAALPLEHAA
- a CDS encoding glycosyltransferase, which translates into the protein MTPPSTVSAVVYSRDEADLLRDCLPRLAGFDEVLVCDMASTDDTVAVAAAHGARVVPVPDVPVVEQVRQRGLDAATSDWVLFVDADEHLPAGFRAALQPVLDGPSDVAGVRLRYDNVAFGRLLEHSLQGSAKYALLRRGRAHYAEPALAHVPPVLDGRGIDAPASVPGIAHLNFRSVEQTTEKILRYAANNPGRFTRVDDPVALLRELLRSTVFGGAWRDGRAGFAVAALHTFGHLYGSLLEAERAGVLARDVPPRSARLLGAVEGVQRAAVAARDGVRRAVRGRR
- a CDS encoding glycosyltransferase family protein, producing MTAREPLRLVHVTRLPPSPSGVAAYAEAFRPVLDALGEVDVVRLPPDPAASQSGVLALRLARRLARRDPAEVAVVEQAGRGLAEFWAAWWLARRGRRVWLMVHDVPELSGGAFFTTALDRRGGRRVAAALSATLGRRAERDLLRRAERVLCLSPAGARALESAHRLDRTVQHVPHVGAVTDAPVDGRTEVLLPGYVADAADVLPLVRAAGDLPDGWTVAVGAASAETERRVRAAAAECGATGRVRLLGFLPEPEVRAAFARAAVVVRWRRDGWGGGGAYAVSGPLVAALGQGCAVVTNDSRGAAYLFDEAGVAVVGDGDAGERDLLAAVRALAADPAERRRRGAAGREVVRRDHVPEAVAARLRGSVDREHAGAARGEDG